CCCGCTGTAGTCGAGGGGGATCTCGACGCTCTTCGTTCCGTCCTTCGAGCCGAGGTGCAGCTCGATGTGCGAGTCCGACGCGGCGCGCGACTGGGGCTTGTCATAGCGAACGGTGACGGTGTCGGCGCCGTCGCGGAGGTCGGTGTCCTTCCACTCGGCCCACGCGCCGTTCGTCACGTTCTCGAAGATGCCGTTCGAGAGGTTGAGCGGGGGGGCGCCACCGCCCGTCGTGGTGCTGTTCACCGCGGTCAGTGTGGCGAGCGTGGTCGTCTGCGACGAGGAGACCTCGTACGGCGAGAACTGGTACCAGTCGAAGTTCGACACCCACTGCTGGCCGGAGGGGGCGTGGAAGACGAAGGTCGCACTCGACGCGGCGAGCAGGGCGTCCGGGTCGGAGACGGCCGCCTGCACGGTGGAGTAGTACTGCCAGCCGCCGGTCCCCGGGAGCTGGACGGTGGCGACGACGGGACCGTCGGCCGCACCGGCGTGGATGTCGACGCTGCTCGGCTTCGCGTTCGTCGCCTGCGAGTTGGCGTAGCGGACCGAGATGCTGCGGGGGCGGACGCCGCCGAAGTCCAGCTTGGTGTAGCGCTCCCACGCTCCCTCGGTCACGCCGCCGAGGTTGCCGTCCGAGTTGTTCTTCTCGCTCGTGAGGCTGGGGCCTTCCTTCTCGTCGGGCGATTCGGCCTGCAGGACGGCGTAGCCGCCCTCGTCGATGGTGAGGGCGTCGACGGCGGACTGCAGCGCGTCGTCCGCGGCCATGATGGTGCCCGTCGCGGACGTGCTGTCCGCGAGAACGGTCCGTGCGCGGTCGAGTGCCGCACGGAACAAGGTCCAGGAGCCTTCGGCGTAGTTGCCGCTGCGCACCAGCGACGCCTGGTCGACGAGTGCACCGAGGGCCTTGCGCTGCACCGCGGCCGCGGAGACGACGAGCGGGTCGGTGGGGGATATCCCGGTGCCGTGCACCGTCGAGGCATGCACGCCGTGCGCGAAGGCCGCGTCCTGGAAGGTGATGCCGAAGCGCGCGTCGACCTGCGTGGTGCCGTCGAGCGAGAGGGTCGCCGTGTGTGAGCCGGTGACCCGCAGGTCCGCCGTGACACCGCCCGGCAGGCCGGTCACGGTCGCCGCCCCCGTCCTGGTCAGGCTGGTTCCGTTGCGGGCGACGAACGACGCCGGCCCGGAGAGCGTGAGTTTCATGCTGCCGTCGACGGCCCCGTCCGCGGTGGTGGAGACCGTGGCGGGCCGGGCGGAGACGACGGTGTCGCCCCTGCCGGTCCCCGTACCGCTGTCACCCGTGTCGGTGTTCAGCGAGTAGGCCGGCTCCGTGCGGGCGCCCCACTGGGACGGCTTGGAGCCCATGGTGAAGTCCAGGGTTCCGCCGGAGATGATCTGGGAGTAGTCGAGCCACGTGTTGTCGAACCGCTTGCCGTTCAGGGTCGCGTTCTGCACGTAGTAGGTGCTCGGAGACACCCCGTCGGCCTTCACCGTGAACCGCTTGCCGTTGGCGTAGGTGATCGTCGTGGAGTCGAAGAACGGGCTGCCGATCTGGAACTGGCTGGAACCAGCGGTCACCGGGAACAGACCCAGCGCGGCGCCGACGAACATCGTCGACATGGTGCCCGCGTCGTTGTCCATGGTCGGCAGGAAGCCGTTCGGGGACAGCTTGTAGACCTGGGTCTTGACCGGCGGTGTGAACTGGCCGCCGGAACTGGGGGCTTCGTTCGTGGAACCCGTCGCGATGTAGCGGTTCCAGGTCGTGCCGGTGTAGATGGCGCGCACCCACTTCTGCGTCAGGCCGGGCTCACCGACGTAGTTGAAGAGGTACGGGGCCTGCAGGTCGATCTCGTTGGCGTTGGAGTGCAGCATCGTCGAGCCGTCGTCGGCACCGGAGTCCTCACCGAACATGTGCTTGACCGCCGCCTTGCCGGCCTTCTCGCCGCCCATGGCCTTGATGAGCCCGCCCATGTCGTAGGCGTCGTACCAGTGGTACTGCCAGAGCGTGCCCTGGTAGAGGCCTGCCGCCTCGAACTTCTCGTAGTCGGCGGCCTGCCAGTCGCCTCCCGCGGCACGCGGGGTGAGCAGACCGACCTTCGTGCCGTCGGCCGCGGTCCAGGCGCCCGACTTCACGAGGTTGTCGATCGCCATCGTCGACTGGGCGCGCAGCTTCTTCGCGTCGTCCTCCTTGCCGAGCGCACCGGCGATGACGGACAACGCCCACTGGTCGTAGCCGCGTTGGACCGTCGTACCGGGATCGCCGGTGACGTATCCCTGCCGCAGCTGCGCCCCCGTGTAGTACCCCGAATACGACAGCAGCGCCGGGTACGCCTCGTCGAGGCGGTCGAAGTTCTTGTAGCCCTTCGACAGGGCGTCGGCGACCAGTACCGCCGAGCGCTCCCAGCGCACGGTCGGCACCGAGTGGGTGAGGCTGCCGAGGCTCTTGCCCGAGGCGCGCGCGTCGGCGAACAGCTCGATCAGCGACTGCACCATGTCGCGGTAGGTGGACGGGTCGATGTACGCCTCGACGGAGTACTTGCGGAAGTCGTCCCAGGTGGACCAACCGTCGTAGTACGTGAAGCCGTTCGCCGTGTGCACCGCCCCGTCGGCGCCGCGGTACGTCCCGCTGGTGCTGGTGGCGTTCACCGGCAGCGCGTACATGCGGTACAGGTGCGTGTAGAACTCCTTGGTGAGCGTCGACCCGGGGTCGGACTTCGCCGAGGAGCGCACGTCGACGGCGCCGAGGGCTGTGTTCCACTCCGCCTTCGTCCGAGCGCGGGCCTGGTCGAAGGTGAGGTGGCCCACCTCGTTCCGCTGGTCGGTCGCGGCCTGTTCGGCGCTGATCGGCGACAGCGTGATGCGCAGCTCGACGTCGTCGCCGTTGGACGTGTCGAACCCGAGGACGGCGCCGGTGTCGGACCCGTCCTGCACCGTCGCGTCGCCCAGCCTGCCGTCGCTGCCCCAGCTCTTCAGGGAGGTCACGGGGACGTTGGTGGTGGCGTTGTAATACAGCTGGTACGAGGCGCCGTTGAACGATCCGGCGACGAGCCCGGAGATCGAGGTGGTCCCGTCGGGGAGCTTCGTCGCCTTCATCGTCGAACGGGTGCGGCTGGTGAAGTTGTTCGCGAGGTCCAGGACGAGTTCGGGCTCCGACCCGGCGGGGAAGCTGTACCGTTCGAGCGCCGTGCGCGTCGTCGCGGTCATCTCGGCCTTGATGGTGCCGGAGTCCTGTTGCACCGACGACCCGGTACCGGTGACGGCGCCGAGGCCCACCTGGTAGGAGCCGGGTGTCGCCGTCTCGTCGTCGTGGCTGTAGGCGTGGGCGTACGTGCTCGGCGCGGGCCGCTTGTCGTAGCGCACGGAGGTCGGTACGACGAGCAGGTCGCCACCGCCTCCCGAGCCGCCGACCCCGTCGAGGTTCGTCGCGGTGAACCCGGCGATGTGGTCCTCGTCGTGGTCGTACCCGGTGTGGTTGCGGTCCGGCGTGGTCAGCGGGTTGACCTTGGCCAGACCGTGCGGTGCCTGCGCGCCCGGCAGGTCGTTGCCGTCGTCACCGGCGGTCGACACGAACGGGTCGACGAGCCTGGTGTAGTCCGTCCCGCCGGCCCCCGAGGAGGAGGCCGCGGCGGGCGCTGCCGCGGCCGTTCCGCCACCCGCCAACGCGGCGACGCCGAGAGCTCCGCTGAGCAACACGGCGACGGTCGCGCGCAACGGCCGGCGAGGCCGCCGGCCCGTTCTCGCGAGGATCACCCGGGGGAAGGGGGGATGGGATCTTATCGGCACGTGACTTCTCCAGCGTCGCTATACGCACGCACCGTTGGATCCCGCGATAGACAACGTTGTCAGTCCGGGTCACCGGGCGTGCAACCCAGAGTGAGAACGGAAGTGAGCACCCAGGATTGCAGCCGAACATCGGATTGCACCCCGTCGCGTTCACGACCGTCCGCCATGACACACGGAGAAAACGTACAGCGCGCGAACACTGCTCGAACAGAGCGGACGGGCCGGATGCTGTGCGGGGCTGTTGCGACGGGGGGAGTGGTCAGAGGCTGCCCGGGCGCCGACCGCGCGCTCGTGGTGGGTCCGTTCAGGTTTGAGGGCGGCGGGCCGAACCGTCGCTGCCCGACTGTTCGACGCTGATGGAATTGATGGCATCTCAACCCCGGGCCCGTGAGGTTGGGAGCACTCAAGGCCACCGACTTCCGGGATGTGCTCATGATGAAGACCCTGCCGCGGGGCGGCCGTCTCGCGGGCTCCGTAGCCTGCGCGTTCCTTCTGGTCAGCACCTTGACAAGCGCGGCGGTCGCTCGGCCGTCGGGAAACGCCGCGGTGTCCACCTGCGAGGGTGACGCGCTCAACGGCCACTGGTGGTGCGAGAACAAGCCGGGGATCCGCGTCCAGTGGGCGGGCAGACCGTCGGCTACCGGAATCCATTCGCAGTGCATCGGCCTTCAGGCCGGTGGTGAAGCGAATCTGATGGTGGCGACGCGGAGCGTCGCGGATTCAGGTCCGGCGGAGCCGGATACCGCAAGTCCCTTGCCTGGGGTGCGGAGCGTCGCGAGGGCTGGTCCCGGCGGAGCCGGGCGGTGCTCACACCGGCCGGTTTTGCTGTTCGATGTACTGCCTGACCATGCTGAGCGGGGCGCCGCCGACGGTTCCGGCGAAGTAGGAGCCGGACCACAGCTTGTTGGCCCTGCAGTAGTGGCGTGGCAGGTCGGGGAACTCTAGGCGAAGGCGGCGGGAGGAGACGCCCTTGAGGGAGTTGACCAGTTTGGTCACGGCGACCTTGGGCGGGAAGTTCACCAGCAGGTGGACGTGCATCACGAAAACGCAGTGCCTACCCTTTCCGATATTCCGTCTATCGGCTATAGCCCAAGTGTGTAGCGTGATGGTCATGCAGCTCCGGTACTCCTTCCGGTTGTACCCGGACCCCGGCCAACAGAGGGCGTTGGCGAGGGCGTTCGGGTGTGCCCGTGTCGTGTTCAACGATGCGGTCCGCGCCCGAGAAGGCGCGCGGAAGGCCGAGCAGCCGTTTCCGACGGCCGGGGAGTTGTCCAGGAGGTTGATTACCGAGGCGAAGCGGACGGTGGAGCGGTCCTGGCTGGGTGAGGTGTCCGCGGTGGTGCTTCAGCAGTCGCTGCGGGACGTCGAGACCGCCCACCGCAACTATTTCGCCTCTCTCAAGGGTGATCGCAAAGGCCCCAAGATCGGCCCGCCCCGATTCAAGTCCCGCAAAGACGCCCGGCAGTCGATCCGGTTCACCGCCAACGCCCGCTGGAACATCACCGACAACGGGCGCCTGAGCCTGCCGAAAGTCGGTGCGGTGAAAGTGAAGTGGTCCCGCACGCTGCCCACCACGCCGTCCTCCGTCACCGTGATCAAGGACGCGGCCGGGCGGTACTTCGCCTCCTTCGTCATCGACACCGACCCCGCTGTCGACGCGACCCGGATGCCTGAAACCGACCGCACCATCGGCATCGACCTCGGCCTCACCCACTTCGCGGTCCTCTCCGACGGCACGAAAATCGACTCCCCGCGCTTTTTGCGGCGCGCGGAGAAGAAGCTGAAGAAGACCCAGCGGGAACTGTCCCGCAAGCAGAAGGGTTCGAAGAACCGGGACAGGGCCCGCCTGAAGGTCGCCCGCGCCCACGCCACAGTTGCTGACGCCCGCCGTGAATTCCACCACCAGCTCTCCACGAGGCTGATCTCCGAGAACCAAGGGATCGCCGTGGAGGACTTGTCGGTGGCGGGACTGGCCCGCACCAGACTGGCCAAGAGTGTGCACGACGCCGGATGGGCATCGTTCATCAGCATGCTGAAGTACAAAGCGGCCCGGTATGGTCGCACCCTGGTCACGATCGACCGGTTCACGCCGACCTCCCAGACCTGCTCGACCTGCGGCGTCAAGGACGGACCCAAACCCTTGCATGTCCGGGAGTGGACGTGTTCCGCGTGCGGCACGGTCCACGACCGGGACATCAATGCCGCTATCAACGTGAAGACGGCCGCCGGACTGGCGGTATCAGCCTGCGGAGCACCGGTAAGACCAGGAGCAATCCCGGCACAGCGCGAAGAAACAGGAAGCCACGGACTCCCGACCCAAGCCCGTGCCGCGTAGCGGCACAGCAACAAGTCGAGAAGGCCAGAATCCTCGGGCTTCAGCCCAAGGAGCAAGTCAACTCAACTCCGACACCAACTGGTTCACCTGCCGGTACGAGGGCGATCCGATCGGCGGCGGCGGTCCCCATCCCAACCGCTGGATCTACACGCTCGCCGACACTCCTCACCTCGGCCACGGCGGCTGGGGCTTCGTGAAGGACAGTGACGTCATCGACGAGACGAATCCGCTTCCGCGCTGCTGACGCGTGCCCTACGGTGCCGTCGGCGCGAGCTCGATTCCGGCGGCGACAGCGGCCTCGCGGTAGGCGACGGCCAGGTCCGCGAGCGAGGAGTGGGCGTTGAGGCCACTCGGGTTGGGCACGACCCACAGCTGTGCGCCGGCGAACAGGTCCGGCTGGCGGCCGACGCGAGCCTTGGGCATCGCGAACGCGACGCGGAACGCGGTGATCCCGAGAACGGCGACCACGTGCGGTTCGACGCGTTCGATCGTCTCGGTCAGGGCCTCTGCTCCCGCGACCAGTTCCGCCGCGGCCAGTTCGTCCGCTCGCGCGGTGGCCTTCGGGACAAGGGCGGTGATCCCGACGCCCCGCTCGACGAGGTATTCCCGGTCGCCGGGCACGAACCCCGAGGAGGCGTCGATCAGCCGGTCGGTGATGCCCGCCCTGTACAAGGCCGGGTAGAAGCGGTTGGTACGGCTGGGGAAGGGCGCCTGCAGGGCCACGGCCGACAATCCGGGGTTGACACCCACGAACAGCAGTCGCGTACGAGGACCGAGGAGGTCGGGCAGCGACCCGCCTCGGAAACTCTCCAGCTCGGCACGGCTGAACCCCATCACCTCCACCTCCTCGTCACCCGGCATGTCGAGCCGCGAAGCCTGTCAGCGTCACCGTGTTTCATCCACAGACCTTCCCTCATGCGACGGCTGTCGCGCGTCCGGGGTGATGTGACCGTGCGCGCGACGTGGCCCGTACGGGAACTCTGATGGAAGGGTGCCATGCAGCCGGTGCCGACACGCGTGACCCCGCGCGTCGGCGCGATCGGGGCGAGGGCGCCGACACCCGCCGGCACCAGGCGTGACCGAGGCCGAGCGTCCGCCGGCGTTCACAGCTGTCTCCGGGCTCGCCACCCCGCTCCGTGCTACGACGACAGGGCGGGCCGCCGGTAGACCGCTTCGAGTGCGAGCTGGGCCCCGCCGCGTGCCGCTGCCGTGAACCCCAGGGTGGAAAGGCGTACTTCGCAGCCGCCCGCCTGCGGGGCCATCACCCGGGCCTGGACGCTCTCGCGGATGGTGTCCAGGAACAGGTCACCGATGTGGGTGAAGTAGCCGCCCAGGATCACGAGTCGGGGATTGAGGACATCGGCCAGCAGCGCGAGGCCGAGGCCGAGGTCATGTGCCACCCGGTCCAGTGCGCTGACGGTGCGTGGATCGTCGGCCTCGGCCCGGCGGCGCAAGTCACCCAGTCGGGTGGCGAGTTCGACGTCAGGGTCATGGATCGGGTCGTTGCCGGGTGCGGCGAGCCGAAGGATGGCGTCCAGGCCGACCATGGTCTGCCAGCAGCCGTAGCGACCACAGACGCAGGGGTTGCGCTGCGGGTCGAGGGGCATGTGGCCGACCTCGCCGGCGAATCCGGCGGCGCCGCGGAGCAGTCGGCCGTCGTTGACGATGCCGGCCCCGATGCCCCGCTCCCCGGTGATGCACAGCATGTCGTGCACACCGGAGCCGCGGACCTGCGCGTACTCGGCGAGAGCGGCCAGCTTGGCGTCGTTGTCCACGGCGATCGGCGGGAGCGTCCCCGGGACGGCCCGCTCGAGGCGTGTCCGCAGGGCGTCGGCGACGGCCACGTCGCGCCAGCCGATCCCAGGGGCGTAGGTGACCGTGGCTGTCGCCATGTCGATGACGCCGGGCAGGGCGAGTGTGAGTCCGACCGGGCGCCTGCCCTCGCGGTCGAGGGCGGCGAGGCAGTCGGCGAGGTGACCGGACGTCAAGTCCAGCGTCGCGTCCGGGCCTTCGTCCCTCACCGCGAGCGAGATCCGGTCCTCGTAGACCTGTGTCCCGTCGAGGGTCAGGGCGAGGATGTGGACGTAGCCGGTGCTGATCTCCACGCCGACGCCGCAGATGGCGCCACCGTCCAGCTCCACCAGGGTGCCGGGGCGCCCCACGGCTCCTTCCCGCCGCGCGGGGCCCTCGCGGACCAGGCGCAGGGCGACGAGTTCGGCGACGAGGCTGGTGACCGTCGGTTTGGGCAGGCCGGTGTCGGTCGCTATCTGCGCGCGGGAGCGCGGACCGCTGTCGCGCAGCAGGCCCATCACCGCCCCGAGGTTCGTGCGGCGGATGGACGCGCGGTCCCGGGGGCCGGTGGCGTCCGGGAGGGCGGCGTGCGGCCGCACCATGTCGAGTTCGGTCACTTGCGGCTCACCGATGTCCCTCCCTGGCCCGCGAACGGTGCGTGGGCTGTCGTTCCCGTGCTGACAAGTGCTCCGGCCGGCAACCGGGTTGAGGGGAGATCCTCGCGTGCCCGGTCCACCGTAGTCCTTGACAGCTTCTCTATTAGTTCGGATTCTAGTCGAACTAAATCAACCGGCTCCACGAACGCCCTGCGAACCCCCACGGTCCGACGGCCCCGGCCTGCTGCGCCGGCGCCCGCCCCCGGACGTCTCACCCCCTCCTGAACAGGCGCGTCGACACGGCGTGTTCAGGCATGAGAGGAGCAGTTGTGCCAGCTCGTCCAGGAACCAAGGCCGTCTGCGCGCTGGCCGCCGCCGGCGCGATGCTGCTCGGCGGCTTCACCACCCGGCCGGCATCCGCCGAAGCCCCCACCTTCACGGTCTCCGTCGGCGCGAAGGGCGCGTGGACCCACCCCGACGACAGCCCGGCCGCGACCTACATCGACAAGGACGGTTCGTTCCACTACCAGTCGGCCCACGCCTTGTACGGCGCGGACGACCCTCGCGAGTGGACCTTCTACTCCGGCGCGAACTTCGACGCGGCCACCCGTGACGCGGCGCTGAGCGACGCCGTGAATCCCGCCGACCCGCGCGATCGCAACGACGACACCACCTGGCGCTGCAACAACAGCCCCACCGGCCGCGAGTCCACGTACGCCCCGGACACGTCGAGCTACGCGCAGAAGAACTACTGCGACCTGATGGGCGTGTGGGTCGATCCCGACAGCGGCGACTGGTACGGCCTCGTCCACAACGAGTTCACCCCGAGCCCCTTCGGCGACGGCCTCCACTACGACGCGATCGACTACACCGTTTCGAAGGACCAGGGCCGGACGTGGCACTTCAAGAGTCATGTGCTCACCTCGCCGTACAGCACCAGCAGAGGTGACGACGCGGCGTTTCCGCACGAGACCTACGACTACGGCGACGGTGACCCCCGCCTGTTCGTGGACACCGCCTCCGGTTACTTCTACGTCTACTACAACTCCCGCGCGATACCGAAGGGCGGCGTCCCCGGAGGCTGGACCGACGGCAGCCGCGCCCACGTGGCACGCGCCCCGATGTCCGCGAAGATGGCGCCCGGCTCGTGGAAGAAGTGGTACGACGGCGCCTG
The window above is part of the Streptomyces sp. NBC_01428 genome. Proteins encoded here:
- a CDS encoding glycoside hydrolase domain-containing protein, with the translated sequence MLSGALGVAALAGGGTAAAAPAAASSSGAGGTDYTRLVDPFVSTAGDDGNDLPGAQAPHGLAKVNPLTTPDRNHTGYDHDEDHIAGFTATNLDGVGGSGGGGDLLVVPTSVRYDKRPAPSTYAHAYSHDDETATPGSYQVGLGAVTGTGSSVQQDSGTIKAEMTATTRTALERYSFPAGSEPELVLDLANNFTSRTRSTMKATKLPDGTTSISGLVAGSFNGASYQLYYNATTNVPVTSLKSWGSDGRLGDATVQDGSDTGAVLGFDTSNGDDVELRITLSPISAEQAATDQRNEVGHLTFDQARARTKAEWNTALGAVDVRSSAKSDPGSTLTKEFYTHLYRMYALPVNATSTSGTYRGADGAVHTANGFTYYDGWSTWDDFRKYSVEAYIDPSTYRDMVQSLIELFADARASGKSLGSLTHSVPTVRWERSAVLVADALSKGYKNFDRLDEAYPALLSYSGYYTGAQLRQGYVTGDPGTTVQRGYDQWALSVIAGALGKEDDAKKLRAQSTMAIDNLVKSGAWTAADGTKVGLLTPRAAGGDWQAADYEKFEAAGLYQGTLWQYHWYDAYDMGGLIKAMGGEKAGKAAVKHMFGEDSGADDGSTMLHSNANEIDLQAPYLFNYVGEPGLTQKWVRAIYTGTTWNRYIATGSTNEAPSSGGQFTPPVKTQVYKLSPNGFLPTMDNDAGTMSTMFVGAALGLFPVTAGSSQFQIGSPFFDSTTITYANGKRFTVKADGVSPSTYYVQNATLNGKRFDNTWLDYSQIISGGTLDFTMGSKPSQWGARTEPAYSLNTDTGDSGTGTGRGDTVVSARPATVSTTADGAVDGSMKLTLSGPASFVARNGTSLTRTGAATVTGLPGGVTADLRVTGSHTATLSLDGTTQVDARFGITFQDAAFAHGVHASTVHGTGISPTDPLVVSAAAVQRKALGALVDQASLVRSGNYAEGSWTLFRAALDRARTVLADSTSATGTIMAADDALQSAVDALTIDEGGYAVLQAESPDEKEGPSLTSEKNNSDGNLGGVTEGAWERYTKLDFGGVRPRSISVRYANSQATNAKPSSVDIHAGAADGPVVATVQLPGTGGWQYYSTVQAAVSDPDALLAASSATFVFHAPSGQQWVSNFDWYQFSPYEVSSSQTTTLATLTAVNSTTTGGGAPPLNLSNGIFENVTNGAWAEWKDTDLRDGADTVTVRYDKPQSRAASDSHIELHLGSKDGTKSVEIPLDYSGSGWGTIATTSVHLDPSVFSGVQDVYAGFVSSTQSASQPYVGNVYALSLTQDSAAPVGFDATAFHSNSGGGLKSEPVGWTGSGSTTDLGGTYDGAWLGYGNIDFGTSPKNAVTITYANNSARCGTGSAVQLYLDSFDSADPGTPDAIVPLPVTGAAWSSGGTTSLPLPKAITGTHAVFLRLTTNPDSSHPYVANLGRVTFNHVDTPAVTDRSGLRKAIDQYAGLSGDAARYDTIDFGVYRRELAAARALVDADSASQLEVDTRTRSLTLAARQLVPLPRLRLEDLVTTASALQDARYTDTSWKAFTTALAEARTAVGSDTVSDETLSARYDTLHRALSGLTTRPRTVPAAPDAVSATSSGTSVTVAWAPPEDTGGAPVTGYRIALNDGRQVEVHDAESRSTTFTWLRPGTYSARVRAVNAVGISYPSTPTAPVVTGGGKPQRPTVTGVVTGGEQVRVTWQPAADGGFPILGYTVALGDGTTAHVSATTRTALLTTPVKARAHTAIVTAVTAAGTSDDSTTTPQPSTRADASDPAFVSSPFPDETLNAAYSSDHWPGTGDGTDYFSHLLNGIEDLGPDVLGANTKVPQGSAPTAENDRIAVRINNAATQKEVDRAEVDATNSSTVTMADGLGSRLGRIYSDALSGGQLPKTSALFSRVTKGLDKVDAAKNHYGYQRPYVRLGFVGDGGRIYESQDGSYGSLATSGSYPSGHTYGGYEAGTVLATLLPELAPSILARTSEYGDNRIVLGFHYPLDVMGGRISGQATVAHRWADPDFAKLLLQAHTEMENVLLDQCEKEGYGDTLAACQGDAYAGLSTAQDVDLYTRRLTYGFSQVGKAGQAVETPSDAAALLITAFPDLTTEQRTQILEQTATDSGYPLDLTADGRASWQRINLAAAMAARVVVGADGSVTVKNFSDATKASVADAKAITVGGVAIDGFDPDGSTYVVDWPKHARIPAVSAVPAQAGARVKVTDGGSVLSSTGSRFTTRTIKVTSANGSVTRTYTLGFRPTDRDDRPVAAGGTADDRTAGAATLWDPAGSGPGSPGGTGLWSPATEWAPPIRPSGTKGGQ
- a CDS encoding mismatch-specific DNA-glycosylase encodes the protein MGFSRAELESFRGGSLPDLLGPRTRLLFVGVNPGLSAVALQAPFPSRTNRFYPALYRAGITDRLIDASSGFVPGDREYLVERGVGITALVPKATARADELAAAELVAGAEALTETIERVEPHVVAVLGITAFRVAFAMPKARVGRQPDLFAGAQLWVVPNPSGLNAHSSLADLAVAYREAAVAAGIELAPTAP
- a CDS encoding ROK family transcriptional regulator, with amino-acid sequence MTELDMVRPHAALPDATGPRDRASIRRTNLGAVMGLLRDSGPRSRAQIATDTGLPKPTVTSLVAELVALRLVREGPARREGAVGRPGTLVELDGGAICGVGVEISTGYVHILALTLDGTQVYEDRISLAVRDEGPDATLDLTSGHLADCLAALDREGRRPVGLTLALPGVIDMATATVTYAPGIGWRDVAVADALRTRLERAVPGTLPPIAVDNDAKLAALAEYAQVRGSGVHDMLCITGERGIGAGIVNDGRLLRGAAGFAGEVGHMPLDPQRNPCVCGRYGCWQTMVGLDAILRLAAPGNDPIHDPDVELATRLGDLRRRAEADDPRTVSALDRVAHDLGLGLALLADVLNPRLVILGGYFTHIGDLFLDTIRESVQARVMAPQAGGCEVRLSTLGFTAAARGGAQLALEAVYRRPALSS
- a CDS encoding RNA-guided endonuclease InsQ/TnpB family protein, whose product is MQLRYSFRLYPDPGQQRALARAFGCARVVFNDAVRAREGARKAEQPFPTAGELSRRLITEAKRTVERSWLGEVSAVVLQQSLRDVETAHRNYFASLKGDRKGPKIGPPRFKSRKDARQSIRFTANARWNITDNGRLSLPKVGAVKVKWSRTLPTTPSSVTVIKDAAGRYFASFVIDTDPAVDATRMPETDRTIGIDLGLTHFAVLSDGTKIDSPRFLRRAEKKLKKTQRELSRKQKGSKNRDRARLKVARAHATVADARREFHHQLSTRLISENQGIAVEDLSVAGLARTRLAKSVHDAGWASFISMLKYKAARYGRTLVTIDRFTPTSQTCSTCGVKDGPKPLHVREWTCSACGTVHDRDINAAINVKTAAGLAVSACGAPVRPGAIPAQREETGSHGLPTQARAA